In the Pocillopora verrucosa isolate sample1 chromosome 4, ASM3666991v2, whole genome shotgun sequence genome, tgttgaaaattgacACGTTAAATGTTTCATATTCTTTTGCGCATGAAAATCTCGTGGTAATTATTTGGGGAAATAACCTCCAAAGTCTTTTACTTGTCACAACCAGTATTACCTTGACATTAGCGGTGAAATGGATATCTTAAATTGTCACACTTGAGTAAACATTACCGACTACTTTCGAAGTGACATCACCAACCTAATATGTCGAAGTAGTATTTATTTCAAGTAGGGGGCAGAAGATAAATCAATTCAACATACCTCGACCAAGATAATTTTCCACGAGATCTTAAGCCCGATCAAGCAGCAGATCCTTGCGTGCAGTCAACGAAAAGGTAAGAGCACAAGTTAAATacaaattcaaggaaaataacTCACGCAAACTACAGCGTGACTACTCCGTCTAgttttcatgcaaattttcGTCTCTGAAACACGACATTACGTCAACAAATGAAAGATCCAGAGTCAGTCTTCTCTGAAACCATTAAAACGATAATTTAAAGTTTGTATCCAGAAAATATTCTCTCGCCTATCGAGTTGTATTGATATTTACAGGATTCGGAAATAATTTTTGGGGAAGCTTGCACCAGGGTGCGATGTGAACAGGTTCGAGAACACTTAATACGAAAACACGACtaaaaaaagtgaacaaaatcTTTCAAACTTTTCGATGTTTAAAGGTTTGACAAATAGAACAAACATGCTCGACTGCTTTTGAGTCTTGATTGTAATCGTTTCGTCGGGAACTAAGAGGAGGAAATCGATGGAGCCCAAAAGTCTACGAGCATAATATTCCTTGGGTACAGCTGAAACCtcaagagcaaaaataaaagtgaaagatCTGTTTGTCGATATGGGCACAAAACCTCAAATTGAATATGAAGACCCAAATCTTCAAATTGGTGTCGATTTTCGCACGAGGTTTAGGAGGAGGCGTAAAAAAAATTCGGTTACTCCCTCGATATGACCTCAGTTCTCATGGGAGGCAAACTTTGCTTTACGATTAAAGTAgtaagttctaaagaaactgtggtgctgcgtcggtgagagagtaaAACGGgtttaatttagtgttatcaactgagttgataacgttaattggccacagtaaagagttgacgtttcgagcgttagcccttcgtcagaacgatgGAACTTTAGACGAAACTTTGCGTTACGCCATTGTTTGCGCTGCTCTCAAAGACATCAACACTTTTTACATCGAAATAAAAGTTCGAAGTCCTGCTCCAAGGAAAGTTTtcacttttcttcattcttttcttctttaaaaatattcacgCTGCTAAAAAATTGAACTTGAATTTTGATTGTTGCAAATGTTAAGGATGACCCCCTAGAGAATTTGCAGGTGAAAACCGAAATTAAAAAATCTGTCCCTCTAAGTCTATATcgttgttttttaatattttccgCATGAACGTGCAAGTATGAACGGTTTTCaccttatttgcatgttttgtttatttttggtcaaatgagacaaacctgtcaaacatgtttccaaatttttccaAGCGAAACTCATATCTGACTGAAGTTAACTCAAATTAAATCTCTGGTGAACAAAGTCGCAGGTAAATTGTACCTCAGGCTTTGGGGTTTCATAAGAGTCGGTGGTCTACCGCGGCCTTTATGGCCTCGTTCCGACCACCGTCTGTTTAGTTTGCGAGCAGGCGTCGTGTTTGAGTTTCGCCCTCCAGCCCCTTTGCGGGCACAGTCGCCTATCACAACATTGACAGCCGCttgtggaaaaagttatttaaaccTCTACAGACTGCAgaggtaaaattaaaaacaattgatgTGGATGTAAATTAAATCATGCAGTCTCTAAGCTTTTGAGTTGCACCATTTTCCAAGTAGCGattaaattgaaatgtaaacCTTATCCTTTTTTGGGCACAAGCATTCAGTTTTCGATTCAGCTGACATGAATTATCAATAAATGATGTACTTAGAcgaaaataacaaatgaaaaaaaagaaaacctgtcATGATGCAGCTATTTATTGACTACCAACTAAACGATTGTACTTTATCGAAAATGCAAACGCTGCGCGcaaaaacaaagggaaattcCGGTCAAAAAGAAAGCTTAGCTTCTAACACTGTCTAAGCCTTAGAAATCTCAACTCAGCAACTAACCCATGcgcaaaaagaaagaaatgattaGGAATCATTTTTTGCCACCCAAGTCCTCTTATTTCATTTCTCTAAGGGCTGTTAAAATTTAACATCCTCTATTAAACTGCGGAACACGTTGCATCCCACGCCACTATAGATAGAGTCCACATCTTACCGCTGTTCCCAAGCGAAAATTCCGAAcgtcaatatttttttttggtaattcttGTAAAGACTCAATTCAGTATGTATTATGGCGCCAAAAACTCGTTCTAGCAAGTTTTGACAGACTAATGCAGTATATGTAAATAACTCGGtccaaaacatgttttatatCCCTCTCAATTTGGAATACGCAATACAATACGAGAAAAATTCAATCTTATGACGACAAACTCTTTACGCCGATCAGGAAACAGGGTGAAATCCCGTTGATATGTTGAGAAATTTCCTAAACCTAAGACATTAAGCTTGCAAAATTGCTTTATCAAATTCtacaacaaaaaattctctccaaCGATGTGGCAAATTTATTCTGAAATCACTTTTGATTTAAGGAGTGTAGGGGTTTTCCCTTTCGCAGGTTATGGTCGAGTAAGCTATAAAATTAGTAACATGTAAACTTTTATTCaagattttgttgtttgctGAACTGTGTCAAGGTTCGAGCAGATTACTTCAAAGATAAAGAACAGGAACTAGTTCAAACTCTTACGAACATTTTTCGGATAGGTTAGAACAAATTATTCAGTAACACTTAGCAAAGTGATGGCGCTCTCATCGCTTAAAAGTTCTACCTTCGATAAAATCATTGATAGACAACTGGCAGATTACATCCGAGAACCCATTCCTTTTTTCCGGAATTTACGTCTTTCAGACGCCAGGAAACTTGAAATTTACCATAGAAATGAAGACGATAAGTTCGAGCGGTTATTCGATACCCAATTTAGAGGTTTGGCCGCAAATTATAAAACGGGACTGCGTCAAagaatttctttgttgtaaagTCAGTTTATAGCAGTACAACAATAAccactttctttcctttgcggTATTGCAGCTCACATTCGCTGTACCGCTTGTGTGTTTCCCTAAGAATTGGAAACCATCCAAAAAGTCTTAACTCTCATTGTATTGCTTAGAAGGGTGGAACCTCCTTATTAACATAAAACTATTGTTCtctcaaagaaattaaatatcGGCGTTTCCTTCCGAAATGTAAACTTTTTTAGCGCTCCAAAACCGCAGCAAACTCCCAATGCGTTTCCAAGCAACGCGCGGTTTGCCGAAAAACTTACGTGGTGAACGTTTAAAATACTGACAAAGCATAAATTAGGGTCAAGGTAAGAGTCTCGAGAAAGTCAGAAACTGTCAACGATAATATAAATTGCTTTCTGAgacaatgaaaattttcctttcctttttaacaCCTGTCACATGCTAGGCTGGTGGTAAGGAGTTGTACGGTTTAGTGGCTCGCTAATTGTGCCCCCAAAAGATGTTTTCCTGACAACCTGTCCAAAAATAACCTTCGAAATTTATAGCACTCAGCACATGCTCAATGAGGTTTGCTATCGGAGCACGTTTTGTAAAGCAAGCCAGGTGTACATTTTTAAGATTCTTTGTACATTAAGTCACCGTTATCATCTCAAAATTAACCttcgaaaaataaaagtttttttttttagcgatGTGTAAGCCTGACACAGCACTAACTTAAACTAAAGGATAAATTGGTCGAAGCATTTTCTCACTCAATTTTGCGGTAATGACATAAAAACAGAACTTTCTGACCATGACAAAAAACCCATTACAATTTTTAAGATTCGATTTCTAAGAGAATTGTGGCGATCGTAAACCGGAAATACGTAAGAACGCATTTTCCGGTTGTCAGCCATTACATCATTGCGAACGACAGATAAAACGAAGTTCTTTGTTTACTGCAATCAGATATCTTAAGCAGCCCAGCGTTTAGGTCAGTAAAGCTTGAAACTCTCAGCTATTAAGATAGGAACAACGAGAGTCTACCAGGGACAGCTGTTACATCAGCTTAATATCTGAGGTAAGGATAAGCAAACCGAACTATTCCTTCAAGAAAGCGCGAGaagttttaatgttttattcctAAAAACTGAGTTTATTTGCGGGGGAGGACAGACAGCTACCTACCCACGTCTTTTCTGGTAGATATAACCGGATTAAACGGTCGTAGTTATCCTCATTGTTTTGCAGTGTGTTTCAAATCAAGTAAATACTCATTGTAAGTGAAAACGGGATTATTTTCGCTGATAAAccgaaagaaaattttcttctaaGAATTTACCGCCCGCTTAATCACACTTCGTCTCGACATTAACGTTTCTCCGGCAATTAAGGGTACCTGCCGCTTATCAATggcaaagggaaaaatttagCGTTTTCACCACATTGAAATGGAGCCAGTTTTGTAGATTTGCTATTGTATAAACTGTGAAAATAAccttcaattttcatttgaagttcTAATCATAACAAGAAAGAGCTTATACACAAACGCTTGATTAGGATCAAGTTTCCAAAAATAAACTCGTCAAACGAAAGAGAGTCTATTATCCGGCTCCATTCAGACTTGCTGTGTTCGCCGTGGTTACTTTCCGGTCCTGAATAagtgataaaagaaatgtttccgAAAAAAACTATAAATGAAAAATCGGTGATGGAGTCAATTACGATAAATGGCTTGTGGGTGAACGCCTTGCTATGCTGACAGCTATACAAAGGGCACCAAATTACCGAACTACACCCTTTCATGTCTAATTTGCTCCATAAGTAAGAGGGTCGGCAACGTTTTTTTGGTCAAAGATCATCAGATTTTGAACTTTGaattttgaagtaaatttttttcaacaagaaaCCGGGCGTTGCTTTGCATTTTCTACTTTAAGATTCTAAAATtacaaatattaaaatgaatgGAAAGAAACAGAAGGATGTTCTTCCACACTGTAAAGAAAAGCAAATCTGCATAAAGAATTAGAGTTTAACGCTGCGTCATTTTAGCTCAATCACGCTTACGTGCTTAGGATCATTTACACATCTTTAGGTAAAAGATACACGTTAACCTCACCAACTCTTCCTAAAAGGAAGGTGACGTAAAAGACTTAATGACCCACCTTGGCGAAAAAAGACTACATCAGTGACGTTAATACTGAAATTTTCTACGATTGCAAGGATAGAGACATAACCCATTTACTGACATATTTTCATTCGGAGCAAGTTTGTTTACACACAAGCCAGGTGAATGAATTCAGGCACTTGAGAAGTTCTCAAGATAAGAAATTTTGATCGTaggtaaaagaaataaagggaagaaataaaacagacaaagaaaaccCCACGTAGTTAAGGTAATCTCAAGTTACCCTGATACGTCAGGAAAAAATTCCTAGAGCTGTCGAACTGCTtaatttgaagtaaaattaaGACAACTTTGAATCGACTGAAAAATGGTTACAACTCGGCTGCATAATTTCTTTCTTCCCCTCAGAGTTCGATTTAGTGGAGATCTAATCTTAAGTTCGAAAAGGAAACAAACCGCAGCTTAAATCTTTAGCGTTTTGAGTGAGCAAATGATATCTTAAAAGTAGGAATGATTTCCTTTTGTAACAGTGATCTGATTAAGGTGTTAGCGCAAATGATACCTTTGGGTCATCAATCCTTTATGCCGAGATTTTCCGGTCACTTCCTCGGTCACTaacttatgaaatatttttatttctgtttgttaggtgacaaaaataataaagcttAGAAAAAGTCATGGGATTCTCAGGTCTTCTTCGTCGAAACAGCAGCCGCAGACGAAGCTTCAAACGCATCGAACCACGTGACCGATCCGCTCAATCAACAAGTTCTGGCGCTCAGCACCGGTCAGCGGATACCGACGCAAACAGCTGCGAAAAGCGCGCGTCCCGGGAGATTGGGTCCATGCTGCGGAGGATTGGAGACGAACTTAACAACAGCAGATTGAGCCTCAATTCCATCATTTGAAATGGCATTCAAGGCATAAGATGAGATTAAGTGCGAGGCGTGGTCGGTGACGAATCGAGTCTGGAAAAATgaaggttaaaattttcaagaatttgctGTAAGAGGCGTGATAGCCAAGGACGCTATGGACAAACGCTGATAGTCACTGTTAAGTTCACTTTGTGCGGGTGAAAAACGGAGTTGCTTTGTACATTAGGCTTTTAACTCAGATGATTCCGATTTAGTGAACTCATAATGAATCGTGTAAATACTGACCGTTTTgtgagaaaataacaaaaaatcgATCACTCAAGAATGAACTATAAAGTTCGCGTTCGTAATGAATCTCTAATTCACTATTTTTCGTTGTAGTTTATACACACAATATAGTATCGTTAAGACTAAGGTTAGGTTGTAAAATTGTAAATATCTTGCTACCACTAAATCCACCATGCACAACTAGAGAGGATAGGATTACAATCGACTGTTTTTGAACCaataaataacataatgaaaaaGATACacattattcttttcatccatacgtttggaaaacattttaaaataatggGTTGGCTTTAACTGATCaatattgtttctttaaatGTCACTATCTGTGATTCATATCATATACGCTGAGATAGAAGACATCTCGTATATTTGaggaattttgaaataaaaaaagaaatacaatctTATTAGAAAATCAACCAAAAACAACAGAACTACCCGACTGTAGTACACAGTCAGTTGATTCCGATCAGGTTTCCACCAGATCTAATCTATGAAGATGGCAATTTAGCCAAGAAACTTGCACATCCTCAACAAAGATGATGCAGATCTTTAACCTGTCATTTTTTGTCACcaaatgcatttttccattTGTCAGCATCTTCACCCTGAGGTTGCAGCTGAATAAACAATGCATTGGAAGAACTATATAACACTTTGCCATCTGGAGATCTTAATTCTGCCAAAGCATAGATCTTTCTTCCTTCCACTTTGTCGACCCAAGATTCAACTAAAGCAGTCGCACCAAGTGGAAGAAGACTGTTTTAAGAAATGCAACAAATCTCatcacaattttgaattttaaacacaCAGTTCTACAGCATTGAGGCTGCATAAGTGATTTTCTGGTGGTAAATCTCTAATCACCACATTCTTGTTCAAACAGGACTAGTAAATGTTGGATTTTGTAAGTTGTAAGATGTTCCAAGTGTAAGaagtcctgaaaaggactgttgtgTCTGATAATGATCAGCATTCCCTAACCTTCACAGTATCAATTCAATCAAAGTAAACTTCTGGCTTGCACACCCTAGTCACCTGGTTGCCACACCTCTCACTTCAAATCACTACAGCCCTTAATGCTACAATTTCTATTTGATTCTCAAACCACCACTCTTCAGATCTGTAACCAGTTCACTAACACTACCCTAAATAGAGGATGTGCTCCAGAGAGAGTAAATCTAAACACAGTTGTACAATTTAAGCATGGAGTACTTTGACCAACAGAATAAGCAAGCCAGTTAGTCTGAGAAGGCTATAAGTGTTTGACTCTTTGGTTCCAAGTCCGACATGCAACTTCACATGGCTAGACTGACTTTGTGAGCTTGATCAATATTTATGAGGGTTGAAATGCAAAGCTACAACTGTCTGGCATATGGGGCAGGTGCACACTGGTATCACAAGTTTATGCAAATAAATTTAGGCTACAACTCTTTCTAACAATAATATATCATCATGGGAAGCAATCTTCCCATTGCTCTTTAAAGCTGAATTTTACACTTGAACTGTATTATTCAATAACTTTCTGAGatatcatgattaaaaaaaaaccctacctTTTGTAATTCATGGTCAAAGAAGCTGTCACACAACCAGGAAATGACTTGTTCACACAAACACCAATGGCAGAATCCATCATGGTAGCACTTGCACCACCATGTACACATCTACAATAAGTTCAAATGTTGACATCAAATTATGAAAGCTCAATTGTTCTGCAAGGTTGGTGTTTAACACCAATTCCTCTGACCTGACACCCATTTACATCTACATGTAGTTCCCTTGGATGGAGAAGCCAGGGACTTTTTGCCTTGTAAAAACTGTCCTCAGGCTTTTGATTCACTGGAGAGTACCTGTTCCCTGATCATGAAAGTTAAACTCCACTAAATTAAAAGTGCATTCCAGTCTGGGTTTGGTTAATCTCCTTTGTACCTTTTCTTTGAGATGGCAACAGAGCTTCCTCCAAAAAACCAATTTTGTGACAAACCCAAAGAATGGCTTGAAAGGAGCATGGAGTTTAATTTCTTGACATGAACACTTGCTCAATGCAAAGCACCATAAGAAAACTTTTCCATAAAAAGGACACCATtctcaaccctttacacccttaaaTCAGTCTGCAAAatctccatacagttctctatacatttcctagggagctaataaggagaatttgtttaacaatcaagaacttattttgttggtgatcatttcctttattcttgtgcccttaatgtgtgattcaagggtgatattgtgaggagaaattagatgctagtcaatctGAGAGATTAAAAGACCCTTTGGCCTTTGGCCcttgtttcttttgatttgttAAACACATTTTCTCACTTTCTATGTCTTGTATGAGATCACCTCCCCCTCCCTCATAACTGAATGTCGCCCCACTTACCCTGGAGGTCCCTGGGTATATGATCCAAACTGAATCACTCCTTTCaccttcttttcatttttgctgAAGAAAAATACATACTCAAAGAATTTCCCTGGATATTCATTGACTAACGCTTTAGTGAAAAGCCTTCTTTCACCATAATATATGGAGCTCTTGTGTTCGAGCCAGTCGCCATTTCCTTGTTCTATTAAATcactttttagttttttatacAAGTCAAGAGATTCCACAGTCCAAGTGTCATTGGGAGCAGAATAATTGGATGGCTCCATGTCTGCCATTTGACTGCTCTTCTCTACTTTTTCAGTTGTTAATaaatcctgaaagaaaaaaaaaaataccatcaGAAAGTTAACAACAGAATAATTGCCAGGCCAATTCattaattctcaaaaaaaaaacatgtgggTATCATTAATCAATTAAGACCCTCCAATATTCCGAGCTCCACTGTTCCCTCTCCATCTACCCTCAGatcatttctttgataaaaaattgtGTAGAAATCTTACTAGGCCAATAATTGTCAGTGATCATTCAAAgaaattataaaagaaaagacatGACTTCTGAGCTGTTTAAAAAGAACTAGATCAGAGAACAATGAAAGTTGTATGATATAAAAAGTGCAATAATTACAAGAGTATTGTTGTGCTTGGTTCTGAATTGTAAGTTTTGACAAGCATGGACTGTGTATGGCAAAATCCCTTCATCATAAAGTACTTTTCCCTTTACTTCTTTGTTCCATAATCTCAGgtataaaacatttttacacTCAGAAATGAAGCTACAGTAATAAtcaataaaaaccaaaaaccagaATAGACTAGCCAAGCGGAGGGTCGAATTTCATGTCATTATTTTTCTCAAACGCTATTACTAACTGGGTAAGCCGGTACTAGCTAGAATCTTACGTAATCCACCAAAATAAAGCATATTTCACGGccgaattaaaaaataaaccgTCTATCAAACTTATTAAGCTATCAATAAAGGGTTTTCAATGAAGAAACAATACCTGTGAACAGCCTTGATTTACAGTACTGTAGAGTCGACGTCCTAAGAACTTCTCCGTGACAGGTAGTTGTTTCGTTGTGTGACCTTTAGTAACCTTCCACAAATGCGGCGATTCGCCAAAATTACAGTTCAGATATGATGCTTGTGTAACAACCTTTGGGTTCAAATAGGGCAAATTCCTTCTTAAACCCTGGTGAACTTCAACTTTACTGAAAGTATTCGAAACGTTGGGCCTCTGTCGACTGATGAATCGAGACAAACGGTGAAGTGCCAAGCGGTTTGCAGGGCTTGTCATTTCGAGATCAAATAATCTACCGAGCACATCTATAGAACTGAAAAAGAGCCGAAGCCATCCGTGTTAAATACTACAACAGCGAGAGTCGAAAGTCCAAACTGAGGAAAAAGTAACCTGTGTTACATCAGACGATTGCAACACTAAGATTTATTGCGTTACCTATCGTCGCTATGACGTCACTATGACGTTTAGCCTCGTTCCTAGAATGTGTGTTTCCAGTCAGCGGTTTCTTACTTCGTCTCCATAGCAATAACAGACGATTGTTCCATCGAAGCAGGAAAGAGTTTGGACTATTGAGTCAATTAGGAGTTTCCtttgtcgtttattttttcCCGCAAAGTTTGTACCACAATGAGTGTACGGACATATAATCCTTCAGTTCTTATAGGGAACTGGAATGAAGATATTTGCTTACAAGAGGTTCGTGAGATGTGAGAGTTCGCTTTATTTGTACATAGCCTCTGCGATAGCATCCCTTGAATTAGAtggaaatatattatttttattcttgaagTCAGCTTAAAACCATTCGTTTGCAGGATAAGCTCAAAGATTTCcttgagaagaaagaaagtggaGAATTACTGATACAAAAAGCTAGCAATCTCCTCCAAAATATACTCAAGAAGGTAAGAATGCGTAATCGAATTATTTCTTAGATTGGAAATTGTCAAATTTATATAAACttgctttgcttgatttgaacttacttcttgtttattttgcaaattttacaAACTCTCACGGTATAGCTCGTTTAATAGCTTTCATGCTGTCAATACATTCTTAACTTGATCCCAGTTTCACTTTATATTTAGATCATGCGGATCGATCTCTAAGCCCGGCAAAAATAGTACTCGTGTGTTACTTCAAGAGTAAACATAAACAGGTTAAGATTCCCCGCTgaggttttctattttttcagtgCTGTGTATCCCGAAAAAGTTGCCCTAAATCTGTCTgaattcttaaaataaattagGAATTACTCTCTATTTAACAAATGTATGTCATGTTTTGGTGCATTTGTTCAGTAACAGAACTCAGATAGCATCAAGATgtgataaagaaagaaaaacgtggcacacgaggcgcagctgagtgtgtcacttaAGTGTATGCTACGTTTTTAGATCCTCTGTGATTTATAAGTGCACAGACTGACagcaacatgaaatctatttggtttatacaaagaaaaagcaaaatgtcgGTAGTGTTGATATCATCTTTGTGTCTGTCCCTTCTTAGATCATAAGTAATCAAAAGGCATCAAAATTCAGTCATATTATCAGAAACATTCATATGAATGTTTCTGATAACATGGCTGAAGAATCCACTCTTACTGTAGCACAAGAAAGTCTCGTCACTCTCAAACAGTATATGAATCCTTATGATAtttccattttac is a window encoding:
- the LOC131779107 gene encoding acyl-coenzyme A thioesterase THEM4-like isoform X1, with the protein product MTSPANRLALHRLSRFISRQRPNVSNTFSKVEVHQGLRRNLPYLNPKVVTQASYLNCNFGESPHLWKVTKGHTTKQLPVTEKFLGRRLYSTVNQGCSQDLLTTEKVEKSSQMADMEPSNYSAPNDTWTVESLDLYKKLKSDLIEQGNGDWLEHKSSIYYGERRLFTKALVNEYPGKFFEYVFFFSKNEKKVKGVIQFGSYTQGPPGCVHGGASATMMDSAIGVCVNKSFPGCVTASLTMNYKSLLPLGATALVESWVDKVEGRKIYALAELRSPDGKVLYSSSNALFIQLQPQGEDADKWKNAFGDKK
- the LOC131779107 gene encoding acyl-coenzyme A thioesterase THEM5-like isoform X2; its protein translation is MTSPANRLALHRLSRFISRQRPNVSNTFSKVEVHQGLRRNLPYLNPKVVTQASYLNCNFGESPHLWKVTKGHTTKQLPVTEKFLGRRLYSTVNQGCSQDLLTTEKVEKSSQMADMEPSNYSAPNDTWTVESLDLYKKLKSDLIEQGNGDWLEHKSSIYYGERRLFTKALVNEYPGKFFEYVFFFSKNEKKVKGVIQFGSYTQGPPGCVHGGASATMMDSAIGVCVNKSFPGCVTASLTMNYKRRGMGEGFKLCSRYTSTIKSGEQSQKILFQ